The region CGGATGCACTCCGCATCCGGGTAGTGATCATCCACGAGCGATTGCATCTGCTGGACGAACTCTTGTTTGCGTCGCCGCTGTGTTACCTCGATGTGTCGCCAGCCGGTCAGCGGCTCGCTCATCACAAAGAGATTGCGCGTGCCATTCCGTTCGTAGGTGTAGTCATACCGAGCGACCGCTCCCGGTCGCGCCGGGAGCGGGTCGCGAACCTCTTGATGGAGTTCCTTGTTGGACTCGTCAAAACAGACAACTGGACGAAGTGGGTCGAATGGTTCGTGGTAGAGATCGAGAACAGCTTCCATTTTGCAAACGAACGCAGCGCTGTTTTCGGGTTTGATCACCCATGATTTTGATCGGTGAGGGTGCAGTTGTGTTTTTTTAGAATCTGTCGCACCGTCTCATGAGAGATCGACTCAACGTCGATCTCGGTCAGTCCGACGAAGTGATCGGCTAAGAGATGAAGTGACCAGCGAGAGCGTCCTTCCGGTGGATCACTGCAAGCAAGTGCGATGAGGTGAGCCTCCTCACGTCCGTCGAGTTTGCGTTCATAGATGCGGTCGGCCTTGCGGCGAGTAATCGCCGCGAGGCCGTCCTCAGTGTAGCGTTTGCGGTACCGACCGACGGTAGTGGGGTGACAGCCGACGGCTTGACTGACTTCATCATCAGTCAAGCCGTCATCAGCGTGCAAGAGACAACGTGCGCGTGTGAGAACGCGAGTCTTGTGCGTCCCAGAGGCAAGCAAGGCGTTCAGTTCAGCTCGTTCATCAGCGGACAGATCGACAACATATTCCTGAGTTCGTGGCATGATGGCTTCAGAACATTTCTGAATACCACAGAGAGGTGCTCTAAGTAGATAAATCTAGTAGTTCAGGCTTGAAGCCCCACTACCTACGCGGCTATCGTCGCCGACGAACTCCCGGTCGGGCCAGCGGACATCAAGGTCGTCGAGGGCGACACGGCACAGGTGCCTACGGGGACCGGAACCTTCGGGTCCCGCAGCACTATCGTCGGGGGCAACGCAGTCGCCGAGGGCGCGACAGCGGTGCGGGAGAAAGCACGGCGGATCGCCGCTGCAGAACTCGAAGCAGATCCCGAGGCTGTCAGTATCGTGGAAGAGGGCTTCGCCGCCGGCGACGGGCGCTGCTCGTTCGCGACGGTCGCGAGTTCGGCCTACGGCCGCGGCCTCCCCGAGGACCTGGAACCGGGGCTCGAGGCGACCACGTTCTACGAACTCGACGAGACAGCCTACACCTTCGGCGCCCACGCCGTGGCGGTTGCTGTCGATCCCGAGACTGGCGAACTCGAGTTCGAGCGCTACGTCGCAGTCGACGACTGTGGCGTGCAGGTCAACCCCAAACTGGTCGAGGGGCAGGTCCACGGCGGCGTCGCCCAGGGTATCGGCCAAGCCCGTTCGGAACACGCGACGTACGACGAGGAGGGCCACCTCGAGGCGGCGACGATGCTGGACTACGCGCTCCCACGAGCCACCGACCTCCCGGATATCGAGACACGGGCCCAGGAAACCCCGAGCCCGACGAATGCACTCGGCGTGAAAGGAATCGGCGAGGCGGGAACGGTGGCTGCACCCCCGGCCGTCGTGAGCGCTGTCACGGATGCGCTGCCGGGTGTCGACCACGTGGATATGCCGCTGACTGACGAGGCAGTGGCTTCAGCGCTCGAAGAAAGCGAAAAGTAGGGCGTCAGTCGCCGGCTGCGTCGACGACGTCCGGGTCGATGACGTCGCTTTCTCCCCGGCCGGTGTGGAGGTGACAGGCTGCGGCGTGGTTCTCGCTGAGGTCGACTGTCTCGGGAGCGTCGGTCTCACAGACCGTTTCGAACTCCTCGCGGAGGAGCTCCGCAGCGCGTTCGGGCTCCTCCACGAAGACGTAATCGAGACTTTCGACGAACACCGACTCCGCGTCGGGGTCCGAGAGCGTCTCGGGGACGTCGAACTCCTCGCGCACCGCATTGCGCATCTGTTCCTCGGTGACCGCTTCCTCGTCGATCTGTTCCTCGCTGGCGACGAACTCCCGGATGTTCGCCGGCTCGATGCCGTCACCAGTAATCCGGATCCGATAATCCATCACGCTCCGCCAGGCCGCCTGTTCGAACTCGTACTCCTCGGGCTGGATGATGGATGGGCAGCGCGTGTGGAACCGGCAGCCCGAGGGTGGGTTCTGCGGGCTCGGCACATCGCCGGTGAGCTGGGTCCCCTGGCCGCGCTTTCGCGGGTCCGGGTTGGGGATGGCCGCGATGAGCGACTGCGTATAGGGATGCTGTGGGTTCTCGAACAGCTCCTCGGTGGGCGCCATCTCGACGATTTCGCCCAAGTACATCACCGCGACTCGGTCACAGACCTCGCGGATGACGCCCATGTCGTGGCTGATGAACAGCATCGAGAGGCCGAACTCGTCTTTGATGTCGTTGATGAGTTCGATGACCTTCGCCTGAATACTCACGTCAAGCGCTGAGACTGGCTCGTCGGCCACGATGAACTCGGGGTTGACCACGAGTGCGCGAGCCAGCGCGATGCGCTGTTTCTGCCCGCCGGAGAACTCGTGGGGATAGCGGTCGATATCCGACCGCTCCATCCCGACCCGGTCGAGCAGGTTCATCGCCACCGCACGTCGCTTCTTTCGGTTGGAGACGCCGTGGATGCGCAGCGGCTCCGCGATTGACTCGCCGACCGACATCCGCGGGTCGAACGTCGACTCAGGGTCCTGGAACACTATCTGGGCGTTCCGGCGGAACTGCTTGAGCTCCTGGTCGGTCTTCCCGAGCAGCGACTCACCGTCGAAACGCACATCGCCGCCAGTCGGCTTCTCCAACTGGAGGATTGACGTCGCAGCCGTGGATTTCCCACAACCGGAT is a window of halophilic archaeon DL31 DNA encoding:
- a CDS encoding hypothetical protein (manually curated~KEGG: npu:Npun_R6449 transposase) — encoded protein: MPRTQEYVVDLSADERAELNALLASGTHKTRVLTRARCLLHADDGLTDDEVSQAVGCHPTTVGRYRKRYTEDGLAAITRRKADRIYERKLDGREEAHLIALACSDPPEGRSRWSLHLLADHFVGLTEIDVESISHETVRQILKKTQLHPHRSKSWVIKPENSAAFVCKMEAVLDLYHEPFDPLRPVVCFDESNKELHQEVRDPLPARPGAVARYDYTYERNGTRNLFVMSEPLTGWRHIEVTQRRRKQEFVQQMQSLVDDHYPDAECIRVVMDNLNTHQRYAFYEFLPPEEARRLLSKLEFHFTPEHGSWLNMAEIEFSALWTECLDRRIPDAATLRSEVAAWERSRNEDKSPIDWQFTTDDARIKLRQLYPVNHD
- a CDS encoding oligopeptide/dipeptide ABC transporter, ATPase subunit (SMART: ATPase, AAA+ type, core~TIGRFAM: Oligopeptide/dipeptide ABC transporter, ATP-binding protein, C-terminal~KEGG: hbo:Hbor_22620 ABC oligopeptide transporter, ATPase component~PFAM: ABC transporter-like; Oligopeptide/dipeptide ABC transporter, C-terminal), producing MSDPVIEVDELEKHYPITKGVLRRQVGTVRAVDGISFDIERGETVGLVGESGCGKSTAATSILQLEKPTGGDVRFDGESLLGKTDQELKQFRRNAQIVFQDPESTFDPRMSVGESIAEPLRIHGVSNRKKRRAVAMNLLDRVGMERSDIDRYPHEFSGGQKQRIALARALVVNPEFIVADEPVSALDVSIQAKVIELINDIKDEFGLSMLFISHDMGVIREVCDRVAVMYLGEIVEMAPTEELFENPQHPYTQSLIAAIPNPDPRKRGQGTQLTGDVPSPQNPPSGCRFHTRCPSIIQPEEYEFEQAAWRSVMDYRIRITGDGIEPANIREFVASEEQIDEEAVTEEQMRNAVREEFDVPETLSDPDAESVFVESLDYVFVEEPERAAELLREEFETVCETDAPETVDLSENHAAACHLHTGRGESDVIDPDVVDAAGD